A single Hippopotamus amphibius kiboko isolate mHipAmp2 chromosome 5, mHipAmp2.hap2, whole genome shotgun sequence DNA region contains:
- the TYSND1 gene encoding LOW QUALITY PROTEIN: peroxisomal leader peptide-processing protease (The sequence of the model RefSeq protein was modified relative to this genomic sequence to represent the inferred CDS: inserted 1 base in 1 codon), giving the protein MGRQWGPAVRAAERAGCVVSATRAGQPEAGSWSCSGVILSRRPGLVLCHGGIFTPFLRAGSGALTAAGTAFLPGDSCGGDLRLHVQWGPTAAGPGGRAERGRPGLCTPQCAGPERGPPARSGGRPLQPRXPAELLLLLSCPAFRGHFAHLFGGEAAEQWRFASASPDEEVSEEEEEDQLRALGWFALLRVRPDPEKEERGPVLAVAPLGAVPKGAPLLACGSPFGAFCPDIFLNTLSRGVLSNSAGPLLLTDARCLPGTEGGGVFEARPAGALVALVAAPLCWKAREWVGLTLLCAAAPLLCAARAALCSLHPGAAALAALLPHETGAPWGLPLRDPGPPWASAAVLVECGSVWGSGVAVAPRLVVTCRHVAPREAARILVRCASPKSAMIWGHVVFATQETSPFDIAVVSLEEDLDGVPIPVPAEHFHEGEAVSVVGFGVFGQACGPSVTSGILSAVVQVDDKPVMLQTTCAVHGGSSGGPLFSTCSGDLLGIVASNTRDNNTGATYPHLNFSIPITVLQPALQRYSQTGDLGGLRQLDRTPEPVRVVWRLQRPLAEVPRSKL; this is encoded by the exons ATGGGGCGGCAGTGGGGGCCCGCCGTGAGGGCGGCCGAGCGGGCGGGCTGCGTGGTGAGCGCCACCCGGGCCGGGCAGCCCGAGGCGGGCTCGTGGAGCTGTAGCGGGGTTATCCTGAGCCGCCGCCCGGGCCTGGTGCTGTGCCACGGGGGCATCTTCACCCCCTTCCTGCGGGCCGGCAGCGGGGCGTTGACCGCGGCCGGCACCGCCTTCCTGCCCGGCGACAGTTGCGGCGGCGACCTGCGCCTGCACGTGCAGTGGGGCCCAACGGCCGCGGGTCCGGGAGGCCGCGCGGAGCGGGGCCGCCCCGGGCTGTGTACGCCCCAGTGCGCCGGCCCGGAGCGCGGCCCGCCGGCCCGATCTGGCGGGCGGCCACTGCAGCCCC GCCCCGccgagctgctgctgctgctgagctGCCCGGCCTTCCGGGGCCACTTCGCGCACCTCTTCGGCGGCGAGGCGGCCGAGCAGTGGCGCTTCGCGAGCGCCTCCCCGGACGAGGAGGTgtcggaggaggaggaggaggaccagcTGAGAGCGCTGGGCTGGTTCGCGTTGCTGCGCGTGCGGCCGGACCCGGAGAAGGAGGAGCGCGGGCCGGTGTTGGCGGTGGCGCCTCTCGGGGCCGTGCCCAAGGGCGCGCCGCTGCTGGCCTGCGGCTCCCCGTTTGGGGCCTTCTGCCCGGACATCTTTCTCAACACTCTGAGCCGTGGCGTGCTCAGCAACTCGGCCGGCCCTCTGCTGCTCACCGATGCGCGCTGCCTGCCAGGCACCGAGGGCGGCGGCGTGTTTGAGGCGCGGCCCGCGGGGGCGCTGGTGGCGCTAGTGGCGGCGCCCCTCTGCTGGAAGGCCCGCGAGTGGGTGGGCCTCACGCTGCTCTGCGCCGCCGCCCCGCTCCTCTGCGCCGCCCGGGCCGCCCTCTGCAGCCTGCACCCCGGCGCTGCCGCCCTGGCTGCCCTCCTACCGCATGAGACGGGCGCCCCGTGGGGCCTGCCCCTCCGAGACCCCGGGCCCCCGTGGGCATCTGCGGCCGTGCTGGTGGAGTGTGGTTCTGTCTGGGGCTCCGGAGTGGCCGTGGCGCCCCGCCTCGTGGTGACCTGCCGGCATGTGGCCCCTCGGGAGGCGGCCAGAATCCTAGTGCGCTGCGCCAGCCCCAA GAGTGCCATGATTTGGGGACATGTGGTGTTTGCCACCCAGGAGACATCTCCCTTTGACATAGCAGTGGTGAGCCTGGAGGAGGACCTAGATGGTGTCCCCATACCGGTGCCTGCTGAGCATTTCCATGAAG GCGAGGCTGTCAGTGTCGTGGGCTTTGGTGTCTTCGGCCAGGCTTGCGGGCCCTCGGTGACCTCAGGCATCCTGTCGGCTGTGGTGCAGGTGGATGACAAACCAGTGATGCTGCAGACCACGTGTGCTGTGCATGGCGGCTCCAGTGGGGGACCTCTCTTCTCTACCTGCTCGGGGGACCTCCTGG GCATCGTCGCCAGCAACACCCGGGACAATAACACAGGGGCCACCTACCCCCACCTGAACTTCAGCATTCCCATCACGGTGCTCCAGCCGGCCCTACAGCGGTACAGCCAGACAGGCGACCTGGGTGGCCTCCGCCAGCTGGACCGCACCCCTGAGCCAGTGAGGGTGGTGTGGCGGCTGCAGCGGCCCCTGGCAGAGGTCCCGCGGAGCAAGCTCTGA